A region from the Musa acuminata AAA Group cultivar baxijiao chromosome BXJ1-10, Cavendish_Baxijiao_AAA, whole genome shotgun sequence genome encodes:
- the LOC103969410 gene encoding transcription elongation factor 1 homolog has translation MGKRKSTAKPPPKKRMDKLDTVFCCPFCNHGSSVECRIDMKNLIGEASCRICLESFSTTVNALTEPIDIYSEWIDECERVNNPEDDGA, from the exons ATggggaagagaaagtcaacagcgAAGCCTCCTCCTAAGAAACGAATGGACAAGCTTGACACGGTCTTTTGCTGCCCTTTCTGCAACCATGGAAGTAGTGTCGAGTGTCGCAT TGACATGAAGAACTTGATCGGGGAGGCTTCATGCAGGATTTGTCTGGAAAGTTTCAGCACTACTGTCAACG CACTGACGGAGCCTATTGACAT ATACAGCGAATGGATAGATGAATGCGAAAGGGTCAACAATCCTGAAGATGATGGTGCATGA
- the LOC135596275 gene encoding heat stress transcription factor C-2b-like: MEDGSPCFRSGHHQYGNGGGAGRGGGGPVAAPFVLKTYRMVDDPSTNAVIAWGRDNNSFVVVDPFAFSQLLLPSHFKHGNFSSFVRQLNTYGFRKVDPDRWEFAHASFLRGQTNLLRLIVRRNSGCGKKNERGEEEGEEEEGMEERVAAEVVRLKQEQRRIAERVEEMWRRVQETERKPRQMLAFLVKVAGDPKLLGRLGAGPAPGAIEGGEKRARLRSGDEYERVLEMEGGEGRWQFDGQSMVAGDGEEGMMLCGGDGGGAHQFPGTSDPIGFYGGPVWVGGEFGGVEGDGLGGGSAAYPFPSHVGNES, from the exons GTGGAGGAGCAGGACGGGGTGGCGGCGGTCCGGTGGCTGCTCCCTTCGTGCTGAAGACCTACCGCATGGTGGACGACCCCTCCACTAACGCCGTCATTGCCTGGGGCCGCGACAACAACAGCTTCGTCGTCGTCGACCCCTTTGCCTTCTCGCAGCTCCTCCTCCCCTCCCACTTCAAGCACGGCAACTTCTCCAGCTTCGTCCGCCAGCTCAACACTTAT GGGTTTCGGAAGGTGGATCCCGATCGGTGGGAGTTCGCGCACGCGTCGTTCCTGAGAGGACAGACGAATCTGTTGAGGCTGATAGTGCGGAGGAACAGCGGCTGCGGGAAGAAGAACgagaggggagaggaggagggggaggaggaagaggggatgGAGGAGAGGGTGGCTGCGGAGGTGGTGAGGCTGAAGCAGGAGCAGAGGAGGATAGCCGAAAGGGTGGAGGAGATGTGGAGGAGGGTGCAGGAGACGGAGCGGAAGCCGAGGCAGATGCTGGCCTTCCTGGTCAAGGTGGCCGGGGATCCCAAGCTCCTCGGCCGCCTCGGCGCGGGGCCGGCGCCGGGCGCGATCGAGGGAGGGGAGAAGCGCGCTCGGCTCCGGTCGGGGGACGAGTACGAGAGGGTGCTGGAGATGGAAGGAGGGGAAGGTCGTTGGCAGTTCGACGGGCAGAGTATGGTGGCGGGGGATGGCGAGGAGGGCATGATGCTGTGCGGTGGAGATGGTGGCGGTGCACATCAATTCCCGGGGACCAGCGATCCCATAGGATTTTATGGTGGTCCGGTGTGGGTGGGGGGTGAGTTTGGCGGGGTGGAGGGGGACGGTCTCGGTGGTGGATCAGCAGCTTATCCCTTCCCTTCTCATGTGGGGAACGAGTCCTAG